From Triticum aestivum cultivar Chinese Spring chromosome 4A, IWGSC CS RefSeq v2.1, whole genome shotgun sequence, a single genomic window includes:
- the LOC123087141 gene encoding ruvB-like protein 1 → MRIEEVQSTSKKQRIATHTHIKGLGLDANGTAIGMSAGFVGQAEAREACGLVVDMIRQKKMAGRALLLAGPPATGKTALALGISQELGSKVPFCPMVGSEVYSSEVKKTEVLMENFRRAIGLRIKENKEVYEGEVTELSPEASESSTGGYGKNISHVIIGLKTVKGTKQLKLDPTIYDALIKEKVAVGDVIYIEANSGAVKRVGRCDAFATEYDLEAEEYVPIPKGEVHKKKEIVQDVTLHDLDAANAQPQGGQDILSLMGQMMKPRKTEITEKLRQEINKVVNRYIDEGIAELVPGVLFIDEVHMLDIECFSYLNRALESSLSPIVILATNRGICTVRGTDMTSPHGIPVDLLDRLVIVRTQIYGPIEMIQILAIRAQVEEIEIDEDSLAFLGEVGQQTSLRHAIQLMSPASVVAKANGREKICKADLEEVCGLYLDAKSSARLLQDQQGSYIT, encoded by the exons atgagGATCGAGGAGGTACAGTCGACGTCGAAGAAGCAGCGCATCGCCACCCACACCCACATCAAGGGCCTCGGCCTCGAC GCCAATGGGACGGCGATAGGGATGTCGGCGGGATTCGTGGGGCAGGCGGAGGCGAGAGAGGCGTGTGGGCTGGTGGTCGACATGATCCGGCAGAAGAAGATGGCTGGACGGGCGCTGCTCCTTGCCGGCCCACCTGCCACCGGCAAGACCGCGCTCGCTCTTGGCATCTCCCAGGAGCTGGGCAGCAAG GTCCCTTTCTGTCCTATGGTAGGATCAGAAGTGTACTCTTCAGAGGTCAAGAAAACTGAGGTGCTGATGGAAAATTTCCGTAGAGCTATAGGCTTGCGTATAAAGGAAAACAAAGAAGTCTATGAAGGAGAG GTTACGGAGCTTTCCCCAGAAGCTTCTGAGAGTTCAACTGGTGGATATGGAAAAAACATTAGCCATGTAATAATTGGCCTGAAGACTGTAAAAGGGACTAAACAACTAAAGTTAGATCCTACAATTTATGATGCTTTAATCAAGGAAAAG GTGGCAGTGGGTGATGTTATATACATCGAAGCTAACAGCGGTGCAGTGAAAAGAGTTGGCAGATGTGATGCTTTTGCTACAGAATATGATCTTGAAGCAGAGGAGTATGTGCCAATTCCCAAAGGGGAAGTCCACAAGAAAAAAGAAATAGTGCAG GACGTTACACTGCATGACCTTGACGCCGCAAATGCCCAGCCACAAGGAGGCCAAGATATTTTGTCCCTTATGGGCCAGATGATGAAGCCACGGAAGACTGAAATCACTGAGAAGCTACGCCAAGAGATCAATAAG GTGGTTAACAGATATATTGACGAAGGTATTGCAGAGCTTGTACCTGGTGTTCTGTTCATTGATGAG GTTCACATGCTGGACATTGAGTGCTTCTCTTATCTTAATCGTGCTCTCGAGAGCTCATTATCGCCAATTGTAATACTCGCTACGAACAGGGGAATATGTACTGTGAG GGGAACTGACATGACAAGTCCACATGGTATCCCAGTCGACCTTCTAGATAGGTTGGTTATCGTACGGACACAGATATATGGCCCTATCGAGATGATCCAG ATATTAGCAATTAGAGCACAAGTGGAGGAGATTGAAATTGATGAGGACAGTCTTGCATTTCTAGGAGAGGTTGGGCAGCAGACATCTTTGAG ACATGCTATTCAGCTGATGTCACCTGCTAGTGTAGTTGCCAAGGCTAATGGGAGAGAGAAGATCTGCAAG GCTGATCTCGAAGAAGTCTGTGGTCTGTATTTGGACGCAAAGTCCTCTGCTCGTTTGCTTCAGGACCAGCAAGGAAGCTACATCACCTAA